The DNA sequence CCCCTGCGGCAGCCGCACCAGTCGCTCGGTATGGTATGGGTCGGCCTCTCCCGCAGGATCGGCCACATCGTCTGTAATGCGATAATCCATGACCGGCATGCCCGTGGTGTTCGGGTACCCCAGCCAGGTCATCTGGACCGGTGCAGGCTTCCTGGCAAATACTAACAGACGGTTATTGGCCGTATGTCCTGCCAGGTCAACCAGGATATCGATCCGGTCGTCGTATATCTTCCGCGCCACATCGGCGTCACCGAGTCCCACAACAGAGCACCAGTGATCGGCCTGTCCCTTGATGCGTGTTGTCATGCCGTCCGGCCGTTTCACATCCGAATAACAGAAGATCTCCACCACATCCGGGTGATGACCCTGAAGCAGGGGCAGAAAAAAATAGCTGACCGAATGCTCTCTGAAATCGGGCGACACATAGCCCACCCTAAGCCTTCGGGAGGGGTCGGGCTCATTATGATGAATAAACTTCCCTGCATGAGGCGCCCCATGCTGCTGCCACCAGGCCTGGCATTCCTCAAATATCTCCCGGCTCCCTGAACCCGGATCATAGTGCATGGCAAAGAGGAGGTTGCTATGTGCCTCCGCATAGGTCGGTTTGAGTTCCAGTGCCTTTCGATGACATTGAATTGATTCTCCAATTTTTCCCTGGTCCTTGAGCAAACTCCCCAGGTTGTTGTGGACCTCAGCATTGTCCGGCGCCAGTGTTACGGCTTTCTGATAGCATTGGATGGCCTCATCGAGCCTGCCGGTCAGGTGATACACATTGCCCAGATTGTTCAGAGCATCGGCGTAGGCAGGCCTGAATGAAACCGCCTTTCGGTACCCCTCCACCGCCTCATCCAATTTCCCCAGCTCCTTGAAGGCCGTGGCCATGTTGCAGTATGCTTCGGCCGTATCCGGGTTGAGACGGATGGCGCTCCTGTAAGAGGCGATGGCTTCCGCCAATCTCCCCCTGCGCAGCAGGGCATTGCCCATGTTGAAATGGGCCGCAATGGAATCGGGGACCATCTGAATGGCCTTCTGATAACAGGCAATGGCTTCGTCCAATCGCGCTTGTGCCTGGAATGCATTACCCAATTCATAAATGGCTTCAACATGATCGGGCCGCAGTGTTATGGCCTTCTGATAGTAGGGAATCGCCTGGGCCGGCCTTCCGCGCCTCTGAAGCACATTGCCCTGTCGGTATAGGGCCTCCGAGGTGCCGGGATTCAATCTAAGATCTCCTGATTCATGGAGCTGCATTTCCATCTGTTTCTATGTGGTGTCTGAACGGAAATCCCGTCCCGAGTAATTGAGCCACTGTTTTGGAGTAAGGCGCCGTTTTCGAAAAGGGCCATACAAGCCTTCGCAGAGATTTGATT is a window from the Deltaproteobacteria bacterium genome containing:
- a CDS encoding tetratricopeptide repeat protein; its protein translation is MNPGTSEALYRQGNVLQRRGRPAQAIPYYQKAITLRPDHVEAIYELGNAFQAQARLDEAIACYQKAIQMVPDSIAAHFNMGNALLRRGRLAEAIASYRSAIRLNPDTAEAYCNMATAFKELGKLDEAVEGYRKAVSFRPAYADALNNLGNVYHLTGRLDEAIQCYQKAVTLAPDNAEVHNNLGSLLKDQGKIGESIQCHRKALELKPTYAEAHSNLLFAMHYDPGSGSREIFEECQAWWQQHGAPHAGKFIHHNEPDPSRRLRVGYVSPDFREHSVSYFFLPLLQGHHPDVVEIFCYSDVKRPDGMTTRIKGQADHWCSVVGLGDADVARKIYDDRIDILVDLAGHTANNRLLVFARKPAPVQMTWLGYPNTTGMPVMDYRITDDVADPAGEADPYHTERLVRLPQGFLCYAPPDEAGDISPLPALEQGRVTFASFNNLSK